From a region of the Sinorhizobium chiapasense genome:
- a CDS encoding amino acid ABC transporter permease, with product MNVLPLKDDSVAAKHTTQFKVVPLRHPWRWTAAALVAILMLLLMQAVVSNPNLQWPVVASYILNPIILQGLWITVGLTLAIMFFASVIGMIVALMMLSPSKMLSLPAAGFIWWFRGTPALVQLILWYNLSLIFKDITLWLPGLGTVFSIPTNTVMTPLVAAVVALSLHEAGYMAEIIRNGLKSVSRGQTEAALCLGMKPSLLLRRIVIPQAMRVIIPPTGNETINLLKTTSLVSIIAVGDLLYSAQAIYARTFETIPLLLVATFWYLVVVSIMTVGQGYLERHYSRDEAGHDSAPGGLSRLGLILTMREKWRGAQ from the coding sequence TTGAACGTTCTCCCCCTCAAAGACGATAGCGTCGCTGCCAAGCACACGACACAGTTCAAGGTGGTGCCTCTCCGTCATCCCTGGCGCTGGACGGCTGCTGCTTTGGTCGCAATTCTCATGCTTTTGCTCATGCAGGCAGTCGTCAGTAATCCCAACCTTCAGTGGCCCGTCGTAGCCTCCTACATCCTGAACCCGATTATCTTGCAGGGCCTATGGATAACTGTTGGCTTGACCCTGGCCATCATGTTTTTTGCCAGCGTCATTGGCATGATCGTTGCCTTAATGATGCTTTCGCCGAGCAAAATGCTGTCACTCCCAGCCGCAGGGTTTATCTGGTGGTTCCGGGGCACACCGGCGCTCGTCCAGCTTATCCTGTGGTACAATCTGTCGCTCATCTTCAAAGACATTACACTCTGGTTGCCGGGACTTGGTACCGTCTTTTCGATTCCCACGAACACGGTCATGACACCGTTGGTAGCGGCGGTCGTTGCACTGTCCCTCCATGAAGCGGGGTATATGGCGGAGATCATCCGAAACGGATTGAAATCAGTGAGCCGTGGCCAGACCGAAGCGGCTCTGTGTCTTGGGATGAAACCGTCTCTGCTGCTGCGAAGGATTGTTATCCCTCAAGCGATGCGCGTCATCATTCCCCCGACCGGAAACGAGACGATCAATCTGCTCAAAACGACGTCCCTCGTCAGTATCATTGCCGTCGGCGACCTTTTGTACTCGGCGCAGGCGATTTATGCCCGGACGTTCGAAACCATCCCGCTCTTGCTCGTCGCCACGTTCTGGTACCTCGTTGTCGTCTCCATCATGACCGTTGGCCAAGGCTATCTGGAACGTCACTATTCCAGAGATGAAGCCGGACACGACTCCGCTCCGGGTGGTTTGTCGCGGCTGGGTTTGATCCTCACTATGCGTGAAAAATGGAGAGGTGCACAATGA
- a CDS encoding ABC transporter substrate-binding protein: protein MVDVRRKRGHEDNATRERKMTAIKSIMLSTAVLMVSATALLADEVPRPAYVKDSGKLPIATTIYAPFSYIDESGKQVGLSVELAQAAAKTLGVELTIDQVPFTSLIPSLSADRIKIAWLNASVTEERLKQADFVAWMEDGTIASTLPENKDKYAKRTALCGGTVAVQSGTAADFSADQLNKECKTAGLQEFKKDIYPSQQDTVQAVITGRADAYLDDSTSAGYYSQVSKGKLVLTGEVFHKKPIGHIIKKGDAETATMLAATIQKLIDDGTYKAILDKYGMSSAAIAKPIVYTDVSQLKD from the coding sequence ATGGTCGACGTGCGTCGAAAACGCGGCCATGAAGACAACGCAACAAGGGAACGTAAAATGACTGCTATTAAATCTATAATGCTTTCGACAGCGGTGCTGATGGTTAGCGCGACTGCTTTGCTCGCAGACGAGGTTCCGCGTCCGGCCTACGTGAAGGACAGCGGCAAGCTGCCAATCGCGACCACCATTTATGCTCCCTTCTCTTACATCGACGAAAGCGGCAAGCAGGTCGGTCTCAGCGTCGAATTGGCTCAGGCAGCTGCCAAAACACTTGGCGTCGAGCTGACCATCGACCAGGTCCCATTTACGTCTCTCATTCCGTCTTTGAGTGCTGACAGGATCAAGATCGCCTGGCTCAATGCATCGGTAACGGAAGAACGTCTTAAGCAAGCGGATTTCGTCGCGTGGATGGAGGACGGCACCATCGCTTCGACCCTCCCCGAAAACAAAGACAAATACGCGAAGCGCACGGCACTGTGTGGCGGCACGGTCGCGGTTCAGTCCGGCACGGCAGCCGACTTTTCTGCGGATCAGCTGAACAAGGAGTGCAAGACCGCCGGCCTTCAGGAATTCAAGAAGGATATCTATCCGTCGCAGCAGGACACTGTTCAGGCCGTCATCACCGGACGGGCTGACGCTTATCTGGATGACTCTACGTCAGCCGGATACTACTCGCAGGTCAGCAAGGGAAAACTCGTTCTGACGGGCGAGGTCTTTCACAAGAAACCCATCGGCCACATCATCAAGAAGGGCGACGCCGAAACCGCCACCATGCTTGCTGCCACGATCCAAAAATTGATTGACGACGGCACCTACAAGGCCATCCTCGACAAATACGGCATGTCTTCGGCCGCGATCGCAAAGCCGATCGTCTACACGGACGTATCCCAGCTCAAAGATTGA
- a CDS encoding amino acid ABC transporter ATP-binding protein, which translates to MKTSHFERFGVSPSVMIHASDVRKSYGSYEVLKGVNVSVPNGSVACIIGPSGSGKSTFLRCINHLEEINGGLLLVDGDFVGYRLKDDKLHELRASQICARRAEIGMVFQHFNLFPHMTVLENLIEAPVRVRGEKRAEARQHALELLRRVGLAEKASAFPRQLSGGQQQRVAIARALAMRPKVLLFDEPTSALDPELVGEVLSVMKDLARDGMTMVVVTHEIGFAREVADQLIFMDGGTVMEQGDPREMIANPKSPRTREFLAKVL; encoded by the coding sequence ATGAAGACCAGTCATTTTGAACGGTTCGGTGTCTCTCCCTCCGTCATGATACACGCGTCAGATGTCAGAAAATCCTACGGCAGCTATGAAGTACTCAAGGGCGTGAATGTGTCGGTGCCGAACGGATCGGTCGCCTGCATTATCGGCCCGTCCGGCTCCGGTAAAAGCACATTTCTCAGGTGCATCAATCATCTTGAGGAGATCAACGGTGGACTGCTGCTGGTCGATGGGGACTTCGTTGGGTACCGGTTGAAAGACGACAAGCTCCATGAACTGAGGGCGTCGCAGATTTGTGCACGGCGTGCCGAAATCGGCATGGTCTTCCAGCACTTCAATCTGTTCCCGCACATGACCGTGCTGGAAAACCTCATCGAAGCCCCGGTCCGCGTGCGTGGTGAGAAGCGGGCCGAAGCGCGGCAGCACGCCTTGGAGCTCCTGCGCCGAGTAGGGCTGGCGGAAAAGGCTTCCGCCTTTCCCAGACAACTGTCCGGCGGCCAGCAGCAACGAGTTGCGATTGCGCGAGCTCTTGCCATGCGCCCGAAGGTGTTGCTGTTCGATGAGCCGACCTCGGCGCTCGATCCAGAACTCGTCGGTGAAGTCCTTTCGGTCATGAAAGACCTCGCGCGCGACGGCATGACGATGGTCGTGGTCACGCATGAAATCGGGTTTGCTCGTGAAGTCGCCGACCAGTTGATTTTCATGGATGGGGGAACCGTCATGGAACAGGGCGATCCGCGCGAGATGATCGCTAACCCGAAGTCGCCCCGAACGCGCGAGTTCCTGGCCAAAGTCCTCTAG
- a CDS encoding LysR family transcriptional regulator yields the protein MRSDFSLTQIDLNLLKVFDLLMQERSVTRAADRAGRTQSAISHSLNRLREIFGDELFVKHAGSMNPTAQARELAAVITQALSDIQGVVSQHVNFKPSESQRQFRIGVTDYTSALYIPALLEEFNAKAPHARLRIVPVYLYEASELLSDPDLDCVLIGNPIIREAHIVETILARHQMLCAAWAANPVIKDLTLEKYLAMPHLQISPDGDESGVSDGALKAMGLTRRVAATVPYYMVAPKVLKGTQMIAAFADGMLSLLDESSEILVTRPPFALPDVRVSLIYVRTKQADAGHIWLRSCIRSIVAACEVKKKASLHQIIGPG from the coding sequence ATGAGAAGCGATTTCAGTCTGACTCAAATTGACCTGAATCTGTTGAAGGTTTTTGATCTGCTCATGCAAGAACGCAGTGTCACTCGCGCGGCGGACCGTGCTGGACGAACACAATCAGCGATCAGTCATTCACTGAATAGGCTGCGCGAGATCTTTGGAGACGAGCTGTTCGTCAAACATGCCGGTTCAATGAACCCGACTGCTCAGGCAAGAGAATTAGCCGCGGTAATCACGCAGGCGCTATCGGACATTCAAGGCGTGGTATCTCAACACGTCAATTTCAAACCGAGTGAAAGCCAACGCCAATTTCGAATCGGTGTCACAGACTATACCAGTGCCCTGTATATTCCTGCCCTTTTGGAGGAGTTCAACGCGAAAGCACCTCACGCTCGACTTCGTATTGTACCAGTATATTTGTATGAGGCTTCCGAATTGCTGAGCGATCCGGATCTCGATTGCGTGTTAATCGGCAATCCGATCATTCGGGAGGCGCATATTGTCGAGACTATTCTCGCACGGCATCAAATGCTCTGCGCGGCTTGGGCAGCGAATCCGGTTATAAAGGATCTAACGTTAGAGAAATATCTTGCGATGCCCCATTTGCAAATTTCTCCGGATGGCGATGAATCTGGTGTAAGCGATGGGGCACTGAAGGCAATGGGTTTGACACGCCGCGTTGCCGCAACCGTGCCGTACTATATGGTCGCTCCGAAAGTGCTTAAGGGTACACAAATGATTGCGGCATTCGCAGATGGGATGCTGTCACTTTTGGATGAAAGCAGCGAAATACTGGTTACCCGTCCACCCTTTGCTCTCCCTGACGTTCGAGTCTCTTTGATTTACGTCCGAACGAAGCAGGCAGACGCAGGACACATTTGGTTGAGAAGTTGTATCCGCTCGATTGTGGCGGCCTGTGAGGTGAAAAAGAAGGCGTCCCTTCACCAAATCATTGGCCCTGGGTAG